The following proteins are co-located in the Pseudomonas sp. ATCC 13867 genome:
- a CDS encoding YggS family pyridoxal phosphate-dependent enzyme, whose product MSTIAENIAKVRVRIREAEQAKNRTPDSVQLLAVSKTKPAADIREAFACGLADFGENYLQEALAKQAELADLALTWHFIGPIQSNKTRPIAEHFQWVHSVDRLKVAQRLSEQRPANLPPLNVLLQVNVSGEDSKSGCSPEELPALAQAVAQLPHLKLRGLMTIPEPTEDVAAQHAAFARLRELMHALNLGLDTLSMGMSHDLEAAIDEGATWVRIGTALFGARDYGTSH is encoded by the coding sequence ATGTCCACGATAGCAGAGAATATTGCAAAGGTTCGCGTACGAATCCGTGAGGCGGAACAAGCGAAAAATCGCACGCCAGATTCGGTGCAGTTGCTGGCCGTCAGCAAGACCAAACCCGCCGCCGACATCCGCGAGGCGTTCGCCTGCGGCTTGGCCGATTTCGGCGAGAACTACTTGCAGGAAGCCCTGGCCAAGCAGGCCGAGCTGGCGGACCTGGCGCTGACCTGGCATTTCATTGGCCCGATCCAGTCGAACAAGACCCGCCCCATCGCCGAACATTTCCAGTGGGTGCACTCGGTGGACCGCCTGAAGGTCGCCCAGCGCCTGTCCGAACAGCGTCCGGCGAACCTGCCGCCGCTGAACGTGCTGCTGCAGGTGAACGTCAGCGGCGAGGACAGCAAGTCCGGCTGCTCCCCCGAGGAGTTGCCCGCCCTCGCCCAGGCGGTGGCGCAACTGCCCCACTTGAAACTGCGCGGCCTGATGACCATACCAGAGCCAACCGAAGACGTTGCCGCGCAGCATGCCGCGTTCGCCCGCCTGCGCGAGCTGATGCACGCCCTGAACCTCGGCCTGGACACCCTGTCAATGGGCATGAGCCACGATCTCGAAGCCGCCATCGACGAAGGCGCCACCTGGGTGCGGATCGGTACCGCCCTGTTCGGCGCCCGCGACTACGGCACCTCGCACTGA
- a CDS encoding YggT family protein: MTGLSTAAIYVLQTLGSLYLLIVLLRFILQLVRADFYNPLSQFIVRATKPLLNPLRRIIPGFGGVDFASLVLAILVQLLLMVVTLTLMGYGVGGYILQLLVWSVIAVTSLFLKVFFFALIISVILSWVAPGSYNPGAQLVNQICEPFLAPFRKLLPNLGGLDISPIFAFIALKLIDMLVIGNLAAMTGMPQILSPFM; the protein is encoded by the coding sequence ATGACCGGTCTTTCCACCGCTGCCATCTATGTCCTCCAGACGCTCGGCAGCCTGTACCTGCTGATCGTCCTGCTGCGCTTCATCCTGCAACTGGTGCGCGCCGACTTCTACAACCCGCTCAGCCAGTTCATCGTGCGCGCCACCAAGCCGCTGCTGAACCCGCTGCGCCGCATCATCCCCGGCTTCGGCGGCGTCGACTTCGCCTCGCTGGTGCTGGCCATCCTGGTCCAGCTGCTGCTGATGGTCGTCACCCTGACCCTGATGGGCTACGGCGTCGGCGGCTACATCCTGCAACTGCTGGTGTGGTCGGTGATCGCAGTGACCTCGCTGTTCCTCAAGGTATTCTTCTTCGCCCTGATCATCAGCGTGATCCTCTCCTGGGTCGCCCCGGGCAGCTACAACCCCGGCGCCCAACTGGTGAACCAGATCTGCGAGCCGTTCCTGGCACCTTTCCGCAAGCTGCTGCCGAACCTCGGCGGGCTGGATATCTCGCCGATCTTCGCGTTCATCGCGCTGAAACTGATCGACATGCTGGTGATCGGCAACCTGGCAGCCATGACCGGAATGCCGCAGATCCTCAGCCCGTTCATGTGA
- a CDS encoding dynamin-like GTPase family protein: MSMERLSQQIDAYVTWKRELVREITRYRSLLERCRLNTPDIESRLERTLHLLRVDHITLAFVGEYSRGKTELINSLFFSGYGRRMLPSQAGRTTMCPTELFFDPRSERPYIRLLPIETRMADASVAQFKRIPRHWVNIPLDTSDPANMALAFAQVAKTKPLPVEQAIQLGFHPDMLETTDKPGMVLVPAWRHALVNFDHPLLRQGLRILDTPGLNALGSEPELTLSMLPAAQSILFLLAADTGVTASDMAIWQNHIRQLGEDSHTTLYAVLNKIDVLWDDLAGENFVQNAIRQIQAATARQLGIGHDDVLPLSAKQALLAKVRGDRELLARSQMESLEDLLCERIVMQKERLLEDAVLGQVLSLVHNTQHTLRVRLEKVKEQHALLDSQQHDSGQLLFELTAKTKEDHSQHHKRLLNLKTNQRLLRHQGEQLREALRAERLEQHLKKVREKLRGSWTTVGINQAILQFFRTVQGDLIGLHHEAQAANRMVEAIYQRHNQENPLNALDAPQFRVDRYLRELTKLQDKADRFRLHLKTLLTEQRALTRRFFATVAQEVIGLHQRLRAEAEQWAADALMPLMQYSLEHKQLLETHMLRLKGLAQETQQARQRSLLLGRYTDELEKQLADASDIHRQLRRPSPLQRQAKVVTLPGSQRA, encoded by the coding sequence ATGAGCATGGAACGTCTCAGTCAGCAGATCGATGCCTACGTCACCTGGAAACGGGAGCTGGTCCGGGAGATCACCCGTTATCGCAGCCTGCTGGAGCGCTGCCGGCTGAACACGCCGGACATCGAGAGCCGTCTCGAACGCACCCTGCACCTGCTGCGCGTCGATCACATCACCCTGGCCTTCGTCGGCGAGTATTCGCGCGGCAAGACCGAGCTGATCAACAGCCTGTTCTTCTCCGGCTACGGCCGGCGCATGCTGCCCTCCCAGGCCGGGCGCACCACCATGTGTCCCACCGAACTGTTCTTCGACCCACGCTCGGAGCGACCCTACATCCGCCTGTTGCCGATCGAAACCCGCATGGCCGACGCCAGCGTCGCGCAGTTCAAGCGCATCCCCCGGCACTGGGTGAACATTCCGCTGGATACATCCGACCCGGCCAACATGGCCCTAGCCTTCGCCCAAGTCGCCAAGACCAAGCCGCTGCCGGTGGAACAGGCGATCCAGCTGGGCTTCCACCCGGACATGCTGGAAACCACCGACAAGCCCGGCATGGTGCTGGTACCGGCCTGGCGCCACGCACTGGTCAACTTCGACCACCCGCTGCTGCGCCAGGGTCTGCGCATCCTCGACACCCCCGGCCTGAATGCGCTGGGCAGCGAGCCCGAGCTGACCCTGTCGATGCTGCCCGCCGCCCAGTCGATCCTCTTCCTGCTGGCCGCGGACACCGGCGTCACCGCCTCCGACATGGCGATCTGGCAGAACCACATCCGCCAGTTGGGCGAAGACAGCCACACCACGCTCTACGCGGTGCTGAACAAGATCGACGTGCTGTGGGACGACCTGGCCGGCGAGAACTTCGTGCAGAACGCCATCCGCCAGATCCAGGCCGCTACCGCGCGTCAGTTGGGCATCGGCCATGACGACGTGCTGCCGCTGTCGGCCAAGCAGGCGCTCCTGGCCAAGGTGCGCGGCGACCGCGAACTGCTGGCTCGCAGCCAGATGGAAAGCCTCGAGGACCTGCTCTGCGAGCGCATCGTCATGCAGAAGGAACGCCTGCTCGAAGACGCCGTGCTCGGCCAGGTGCTGTCGCTGGTGCACAACACCCAGCACACCCTGCGCGTGCGCCTGGAAAAGGTGAAGGAGCAGCACGCCCTGCTCGACAGCCAGCAGCACGACAGCGGCCAACTGCTGTTCGAGCTGACCGCCAAGACCAAGGAAGACCACAGCCAGCATCACAAGCGCCTGCTCAACCTGAAGACCAACCAGCGCCTGCTGCGCCATCAGGGGGAACAGTTGCGCGAAGCCCTGCGCGCCGAGCGCCTGGAGCAGCACCTGAAGAAGGTGCGCGAAAAGCTCCGGGGCAGTTGGACCACCGTGGGCATCAACCAGGCGATCCTGCAGTTCTTCCGCACCGTACAGGGCGACCTGATCGGCCTGCACCACGAGGCGCAGGCCGCCAACCGCATGGTCGAGGCGATCTACCAGCGACACAACCAGGAGAACCCGCTCAACGCCCTGGACGCCCCGCAGTTCCGCGTCGATCGCTACCTGCGCGAACTGACCAAGCTGCAGGACAAGGCCGACCGCTTCCGCCTGCACCTGAAAACCCTGCTGACCGAACAGCGCGCCCTCACCCGGCGCTTCTTCGCCACCGTGGCCCAGGAAGTCATCGGCCTGCACCAGCGCCTGCGTGCGGAAGCCGAGCAATGGGCCGCCGATGCCCTGATGCCGCTGATGCAGTACAGCCTGGAACACAAGCAACTGCTGGAAACCCACATGCTGCGGCTCAAGGGGCTGGCCCAGGAAACCCAGCAGGCGCGCCAGCGCTCGCTGCTGCTGGGGCGTTACACCGACGAGCTGGAAAAACAGCTCGCCGACGCCTCCGACATCCATCGCCAACTCCGCCGCCCCTCGCCTCTGCAGCGCCAGGCCAAGGTCGTCACCCTGCCCGGCTCGCAACGCGCCTGA
- the metX gene encoding homoserine O-succinyltransferase MetX → MPTVFPEDSVGLVSPQTLQFSEPLPLACGKTLPEYQLVIETYGELNATASNAVLICHALSGHHHAAGYHSSEERKPGWWDSCIGPGKPIDTRKFFVVALNNLGGCNGSTGPTSLNPATGKSYGADFPVVTVEDWVNSQARLADRLGIQSWAAIVGGSLGGMQALQWTISYPERVRHCLCIASAPKLSAQNIAFNEVARQAILSDPEFFDGHFQEHDVIPRRGLRLARMVGHITYLSDDAMGAKFGRDMKSEKLNYDLHSVEFQVESYLRYQGEEFSTRFDANTYLLMTKALDYFDPAASCGDDLAQTLAGVKADFCLMSFTTDWRFSPARSREIVDALLAAKKNVSYLEIDAPQGHDAFLMPIPRYLQAFSGYMNRISV, encoded by the coding sequence ATGCCTACAGTCTTCCCCGAAGATTCCGTCGGTCTGGTCTCTCCCCAGACGCTGCAGTTCAGCGAGCCGCTGCCCTTGGCCTGTGGCAAGACACTGCCCGAATACCAACTGGTGATCGAGACCTACGGCGAGCTGAACGCCACGGCGAGCAACGCCGTGCTGATCTGCCATGCGCTGTCCGGCCACCACCACGCCGCCGGCTACCACAGCAGCGAAGAGCGCAAGCCGGGCTGGTGGGACAGCTGCATCGGTCCGGGCAAGCCCATCGACACCCGCAAGTTCTTCGTCGTCGCACTGAACAACCTGGGCGGCTGCAACGGCTCCACCGGGCCGACCAGCCTCAACCCGGCCACCGGCAAGAGCTATGGCGCGGATTTCCCGGTGGTCACCGTGGAAGACTGGGTCAACAGCCAGGCACGCCTGGCCGACCGCCTCGGCATCCAGAGCTGGGCCGCCATCGTTGGCGGCAGCCTGGGCGGCATGCAGGCCCTGCAGTGGACCATCAGCTACCCCGAGCGCGTGCGCCACTGCCTGTGCATCGCCAGCGCGCCCAAGTTGTCGGCACAGAACATCGCCTTCAACGAAGTGGCGCGCCAGGCGATCCTCTCGGACCCCGAGTTCTTCGACGGCCACTTCCAGGAACACGACGTGATTCCCCGCCGCGGCCTGCGCCTGGCGCGGATGGTCGGGCACATCACCTATCTCTCCGATGATGCGATGGGCGCCAAGTTCGGCCGCGACATGAAGTCGGAGAAGCTCAACTACGACCTGCACAGCGTCGAGTTCCAGGTGGAAAGCTACCTGCGCTACCAGGGCGAGGAGTTCTCCACCCGTTTCGACGCCAACACCTACCTGCTGATGACCAAGGCGCTGGACTACTTCGACCCCGCAGCCTCCTGCGGTGACGACCTGGCGCAGACCCTGGCCGGGGTGAAGGCGGATTTCTGCCTGATGTCCTTCACCACCGACTGGCGCTTCTCCCCGGCGCGCTCGCGGGAAATCGTCGACGCCCTGCTGGCGGCGAAGAAGAACGTCAGCTACCTGGAAATCGACGCACCGCAAGGCCACGACGCCTTCCTGATGCCGATTCCACGCTACCTGCAAGCCTTCAGCGGTTACATGAACCGCATCAGCGTATAA
- a CDS encoding DUF167 domain-containing protein, producing the protein MSFYRWDGEDLILDCHLQPKASRDEFAGLHGERLKIRLTAPPVEGKANAHLLAFLGKAFGVPKSQVQLVSGELNRQKRVRIPRPTKLPAELGITAR; encoded by the coding sequence GTGTCCTTCTACCGCTGGGACGGCGAGGACCTGATCCTCGATTGCCACCTGCAACCCAAGGCGAGCCGCGACGAGTTCGCCGGGTTGCACGGTGAGCGCCTGAAAATCCGCCTCACCGCGCCGCCGGTGGAAGGCAAGGCCAACGCCCATCTGCTGGCATTCCTCGGCAAGGCCTTCGGCGTGCCGAAAAGCCAGGTGCAGCTGGTCAGCGGCGAGCTGAACCGGCAGAAGCGCGTGCGCATCCCACGGCCAACGAAGCTCCCGGCGGAGCTGGGGATTACCGCTCGGTAG
- the proC gene encoding pyrroline-5-carboxylate reductase: MSNTHIAFIGAGNMAASLIGGLRAKGVAAGDIRASDPGAEQRAKIAAEHGIDVVGDNASAVAGADVVVLAVKPQVMKDVCQALAPALSGNALIVSIAAGIPCASLERWLGAVNGQPRAIVRCMPNTPALVGLGASGLYANASVSAAQREQAEKLLSAVGIALWLDAEKQIDAVTAVSGSGPAYFFLLMEAMTAAGEKLGLSRNVAGQLARQTALGAAQMATASDVDPAELRRRVTSPNGTTEAAITTFQANGFEALVEKAVGAADHRSAELAEQLGQ, from the coding sequence ATGAGCAACACCCACATTGCCTTCATCGGCGCCGGCAACATGGCCGCCAGTCTCATCGGCGGCCTGCGCGCCAAGGGCGTCGCCGCGGGGGACATCCGCGCCAGCGATCCGGGCGCCGAGCAGCGCGCGAAGATCGCCGCCGAGCACGGCATCGACGTGGTCGGCGACAACGCCAGCGCCGTGGCCGGCGCCGACGTGGTGGTCCTGGCGGTCAAGCCGCAGGTCATGAAGGACGTCTGCCAGGCCCTGGCCCCGGCGCTGTCGGGCAACGCCCTGATCGTCTCGATCGCCGCCGGCATCCCCTGCGCCAGTCTGGAACGCTGGCTGGGCGCGGTGAACGGCCAGCCGCGCGCCATCGTCCGCTGCATGCCCAACACCCCGGCCCTGGTCGGTCTGGGCGCCAGCGGCCTGTATGCCAACGCCAGCGTCAGCGCCGCCCAGCGCGAGCAGGCCGAGAAGCTGCTGAGCGCCGTGGGCATCGCCCTGTGGCTGGACGCGGAAAAGCAGATCGACGCGGTCACCGCCGTTTCCGGCAGCGGCCCGGCCTACTTCTTCCTTCTTATGGAAGCCATGACCGCCGCCGGCGAGAAACTAGGCCTGTCCCGCAACGTCGCCGGCCAGCTGGCCCGCCAGACCGCTCTGGGCGCCGCGCAGATGGCCACCGCCAGCGATGTCGATCCGGCCGAGCTGCGCCGCCGCGTGACCTCGCCCAACGGCACCACCGAAGCTGCCATCACCACTTTCCAGGCCAACGGTTTCGAAGCGCTGGTGGAGAAGGCGGTAGGCGCCGCCGACCATCGCTCCGCCGAGCTGGCCGAACAACTGGGTCAATGA